One Zingiber officinale cultivar Zhangliang chromosome 10B, Zo_v1.1, whole genome shotgun sequence genomic window, TTTCACAATCTCACAATCATCAAAATTAGAGATGAAATCTGAGCATTTTCCAGTAAACATCCAAACCTTATTTCTTTAAGTCTAAAATGACGCTAAGATAAAGACGTTGAGCTGATTAACATATTAAGGTAGGAGAGCACAAATATTATGTGTGCCTTCTCTGATTCTTCACCCTGTTGAATTTCATAACCTCAACACTACTTTAGCTTTTTGAAACTTTTTTTCTGACTATTCTGTTAAACAAGGGTAATGATTATTCCCTATAGTAATTTGACGTTTTGGTATTTGATCATTTTGGACCTCAGCGGATGCCATCAATGCCATCAAGGGACTATATCGGGTTAAGAGAAGTTGGATAGGTGATCCATGTGTTCCCCAACAGTACCCATGGGATGGAGTGAATTGTAGCTACGGAACAAATCCAGCCAGGATCATATCAAtgtgagtttaatttaattaaaacataattaactaAGTGTAATATTGTGAAATAAAAACTGTGTGTGATTGAGGATTTTCTGCAGAAATTTATCTTCAAGTGCATTGTCCGGTTCTATATCCTCCTCGTTTGCCATGTTTGCAGCGATCAAGTTCCTGTAAGTATTGTGGCTTTGGTGTAAGTTTTGAAGATGAATGATAACCCATCTAGAAATATAAAAAATCTATTAGATTTTATTGCTTTAATGGTTTGATATGTATTCTGTTGATTATAAGTGTTCTGTTGAAGGTTTCTTCAAATAGTAAGTTGAGAAAATGACAACTAGTAGGTTAATAAAATTCACAAATTTGTCACCCTTAACTTGATCACATTAGTGTGGACCTGTGATGGTCTAAGTAATTGCATCTCAGAAGGTCAACAAACCAATCAGTTTTATGTTCACCTTATCAAACCATGGCTGTACATGTACATAAAAAAAGTTTCCAAATTGAGAAAACTCTCTATTAGGACATTGTTTAGGAAGTTCTGCAGCAGAGTTCTATCTTTATACTTAAACTCGCTCTGCCATTTAGATTTTACTTTGGGATAATGATGAATAATTTTCATATCTAAGTTAATAAACCTCATATTACTATAATATTTAAGGTCAATTATTTTGCTAAAAATTATGGTTTAATCTATCGGCTTGCTCTAACATATTATTCACAATATTGATAAAAGTATATTGGTAAGAGGAAAAAGAGTAGAAagatatttttatggtttgtgAAATTTTTTTGTGTTGGTCATTTTATATGTCCCGCATACCCTAAACAGTTTATCGTGAGCTTCTTAGATTAAGAGGAATACATATTCCTTTGTACGATTTATGGTTTTTATTATAATTTCTATCTTTCATTGTGATTACAATTGCTTCTTGATTTTTTTTGCCAGGGACTTATCTTACAACAACCTAACGGGACCAATACCTGATGCTTTAGGAGCATTGTCATCTCTCCAAATCCTGTATGAGTTGTTGATAATGAAATTTTGATTAGCAAACTATGTCTAACTTTTGAAGTTTTAAATCTTGCAGAAATTTGACAGGCAACAATCTTACCGGAACAATCCCAAGTTCCCTTCTTCAAAAACAAAATCTGGTGTTCAGGTTTGTTTCTATGTCTTCTCCTAGTATTTGTAAAGCaatcatttattttaattataagttTAAGGAATGAATCGATAAGGGTTGTAACTATCACAACCTGAAATGAATCGTGGAAGTGCATAGCAACTAACTAGTGCATTGCACAGTTACTCCGCCCTATCCTCGAGTAGTATAATGGGATtgttgaaaattttcaaagtgcatatatcaacatatgaATCTATAGCAGCATAATCTAGATATTTATAGAAAGAGTTTAGAAATAATAGAGAGTTAAAATGTCTGTCTAAAGTTTAGCTTTTCTTTGAATTCTTTTGGAGGATTAGAATGAGTATGAGGTTTCTATTGTTAGCATCGTTTGATTACCGTAGAAGTTCTTATCTTGTGAAGGTATCTTATCCACACTGCGTTTTGTTACTATGATTTGTTCTCAACTATTCTGGAAAAATTTATGCTAATAAAAAATGATGCTTAGTCATGGAGGCAATCCAAATCTTTGTCCCGGGGGAACTTCATGTGGAGGAGAAAAGAAGAATCATTCAAGTGTTGCTATTATTGCGATTATATGTGTTGTTTCTGTGGTTTTACTTATTGTGGCCATATTCATAGCATGGACAGTGATAAAAAGACGAGGTAAGTATTTCTGGATTTATGACATTTAGTTTTTTCGTTTTGACGTAATGGATGATCGTTAGCAACATAATATTTTGTGCTTGAAAGGATCAAGTAGAACTACCTACCTAGAGCAGAATGTTGTACAACCGATGAAAGAAAATAATGCTCAAGAAAGTCCTTTGCCAATTCAGAATCGTGTGTTTACGTACAAGGAGTTGGAGATAGTAACTAATAACTTTAAAAAGCAGCTTGGCAAAGGCGGATTTGGTCCCGTCTTCCATGGGTACTTACAAAACAATGTTCAAGTAGCTGTCAAGATGCTATCTCAATCATCTTCACAAGGAATGAAAGAGTTTCATGCTGAGGTATTAGTCCaactctactttttttttttctttttattggtAATCCAAGTATCCAGCTCTTCGAACCGACTAATTCTGGAGGTAACCGGTCCGGCCCCATGGAAGTTTCCCGCCATTAGTCCAACTCTACTTAGTTCTATACATAGTAGTTGAGTTTATTATCAGACAAGAATGTGCTTTATAAAGTTTGTAAATTGTTGTAATGTTTGCATATGGATCTTAAGTTTAACTTCCTCTCAGTATGTAATAtggatttttttcttcttctattttATTGTCTATTTCTGGATCCTCAAGAGTTAGTATCCTTTGTTTTAATTTCCATTTACTGTGGTACTGTAACAGACTCAAAACTTGACAAGGATTCATCACAAGAATCTTGTTTCTTTGATTGGCTACTGCATGGAGGGGGATAAGTTGGCACTTGTCTATGAGTACATGCCACAAGGAACCCTACAAGATCATCTTACAGGTTTGAATCGTACATTTCATCTGATCTGTAGttgacatatttcatttttccaatGTTGCAATTTGTCAAGTAAATTGTTGATATCCAATGCCTGATTTTACCATTTTGACATGAATAATGTTTATCTTCATCAATGTCTTTACCAAGCCATGCTAGTACCAACTATTTAGGGGATAGAATAACACAAGTATTGGCTTGATGTTATCACCATCATTAAGCCATGTCGTTGCCAACTATTTGGGGTTACAGTACAAAAATATGCCCATGTTTCAATTGTTAGTTGAATGCTTGATCTAATTGCCTTTGATAGGTAAATTTCATAGTGAAGCTACTTACAGTTGGGCGCGACGTCTTAACATTGCAATTGGAGCCGCACAAGGTTTGTTAGTCTATCCATCCCTATATATCTACTCATTGAGCGTTTGGTTATCCTCTTGATCCCAAACTAGTGAGCTTAATAATACAATACGCAGGATTAGAGTATTTACACACTGCATGCAACCCACCACTCATCCATAGAGATGTGAAGAGTTCAAATATCCTGTTAAGTGAAAGTCTAGAGGCCAAAGTAGCAGACTTCGGACTGTCAAAGTCTTTCAACATGGACAACCGTACTCATATACCCAATGCATCTGCAGTGGTTGGTACACCTGGCTATATTGATCCAGAGTAAGGTTCCTGCTCTAGCCTTTTTCATGTTCATTTGAACTATTTATATACATAACCCCAGATGGAAGCTAAGTTGGCTATGCTAACTCTCTTAATTCCACAGGTACTCCTCCTCTAACCAAATCAGCGAGAAGAGTGATGTCTATAGCTTCGGAGTGATTATCCTTGAATTGATTACAGGCCGACCTCCTGTTGTGCGAGCTATGAATTCTAATGCTATCAGTTTAGTTCAATGGGTACGCCAAAGGCTTGCCAAAGAGGACATTGAGAACATTGTCGATAGAAATCTGAGAATGGGGCATGACATAAATTCCATTTGGAAGGCTGTTGATCTTGCATTGCGATGCACAGAGCTTGACCACCATCAGAGGCCAACTATGGCTCGTGTTGTGAAGGAGCTGAATGAGAGTTTGGAATTAGAATGTGCTTATTCTGGAGGCTTTACAACTGGAAGAAGTCAGAGTACTGATACAATAAGTGCTGCTTTTGAAGTCGAACCACCACCATTCTTTGCTCCAGGAGCGAGATAAAAAATATTGCAAAAAAATTGAGTTGTCTGCTGTTTGAAAGCTTGATAAATCTTTTAGTGGGTTTGTGATGTAGAGATTGTAATTGGGGTAACAACGAAATTTGAAGTTGATTTGACTTAGAACATGTTGTGATGTggtattttataataataatgtATGGAAACAAGTCTCACTGTGATGAAGTCTGATCCAAATTCAAGAACTTGGCACACTTTACTTTTATAGCCTTTACCACCTTAGCTTCTGATATGTTGAAAATTTTACTCTCTGTATTACAAGAAACTGATATGTTGAACACAGCCGAAGCTTCATCGAAGCCAGCTAATGCTTGGCCATTTTCAATAGCACAATCTCCAAAAGCTATAAGAAACGGTGCATGCCAATTTCAACATCCATGAAAGAAAAATATTGTGTGAAAGAAACTAGTGGATGGATCAATGAAGAAACCTATACGAGTAGAAGAAGATTCTGCCATGACCAAGTTTTGTCTTTTCTCTACCTCTTCACCTTTGTActgacagaaaaaaaaaaaaaaaaaagctattCGACTACCTAGCACTTCCGTATTTACCTCATGACATGAGTTGAAAACTTTCGTGGACTGGACAGTTATTCTAGAATTAATCAATCCAAAGTATTAGATACTTGtgctaattaaaaaaataataataagaacaAAGCAGTCCATCTTGCCGACCATCCACAAACTCACACACATTTCATTGCACTCGATATGAATCGACAAAATATATTAGATtaatgtaatataattgatcCTGTTTGAGAATGTCGATGAACGAGTCATCAATGAGCGGGCGTCAATGTTGGCTTAATCGTCCATCGATGAGCGGGCGTCGATTGACTTAATTGTCAATCGATTGGCAACAATAATAATTAACTTATATATGGGGAGAGCCGCTAGAACCTGAATGAGAGAAACCAAAAAAGATAGGGATTAGAATGATGGTCAGGAATTTCCAGCATAGCACTCCGACGCTTAAGTAAATCTTTGGTTGAGGAGGGAAGAAGAACAGTAGTCTCGAGTTTAGTTGTGCGTGTGAGCGCGTACCTCTGCCCGTAAGAACAAGTGACCTTTTATAGGACTGCAGCTAGTTCTCATGTTCTCCATGTATCCTGAGATCCACACTTGTGTTACCCACATTCCCTAAAATAAATGACTACATTGTCCATCTTTCTCAAATTAAACGACGGTGTTTCCCACATTCTTAAGGGATTAATGGCTGCATTGTCCGTGTCTTTAGCAAGCAACAATTTATCCCCTTGGTGAGGCGCAGAGTCAAGCATGACCTAGAATTGGGCGCTTAGAGTCGGGGAACAACATAGAGTCGGGAGTGGCGCAGAGTCGAGGAACGACATAGAGCTAGGAGTGGCGCAGAGTCGGGGAATAACATGGAGCTAAGACTGGCGTTGAGTCGGGGAGTAACATGGAGTCTAGTCTGGCGCTGAGTCCGCGAGTAGCATGAAGTCGGGACTGGCACGGAGTCGAGTAGCCACATGGAGCCGGAAGCGACTCTATATTGACCTAAGGCTATTCTTGGGAATCTCAGTCGTCATTTTAACCCTTTCATGTTTGATTTCTCCCATTCACATTCCGGTGTCGGTCTCCAGAGTCCTTATTGTCGTTAGGCGATCAACGACTAAGTCAACATCGACACCCACTCACCAGTCACTCATTCATTGGCGTTCTCCGATAGAATCAATAATCAAGAGTTATACTATTATGCATTAGTAATCTCTTTCTTTCCACTGCTATATTCAATTCCTTTCCAACTTCCACCGTGTGGACTAAGCTTCAACTTGTCTCTAATGATTTGCACCTCATCTTTGAATCTTCAGAGACTTTGAATTTTTCCACACTTTATGTCCTCCTCATTTTTTTAGAGTAATTATATTTAGTTTTTCGAATCAATTAATTACGAAAGAGACTAATACGGTCCCACGAAAAATTTCTACCGACCAACCTCAACCTTATTTcaatgagagaaaataaagaaactTTTTATCAACCACAAAATAGAAGAGATTCTGTTATACTGAATTTCGTATCTTTGTGCCAAAATTCTTATCTTGGCCAAGACAAGTAATCAAGAGTTCCTTTCATAGGAATAATATCAATGTGGTATACAAAGAGTATGCAATATTGTTTTAAATTCTATCAATCTATCTAAAAAGTGCATTCGGATATTTTGTTTAATAATTGAGTGTGTTTATCTCTTGCTATTTAAGAGAAAATTAAGAAGGTTGAAGAAACTTATGATAAAGTTTATATGCCAATCAAGATAGATTGAATTAAATGaatgattaattttttataaaaaaatcaataattaaTGTAGAATTGTGAGTTTTATTGTAACTATGATACTTTTAGTAACTATATGCTTgtgatatttttgaaaatgaaataatatTATGATGGCGACATCAATGTAAACTATGAATAtaattatgatattttatttcATGTGTGGATTGTTGAATTCCTAAACTCGAAGAGAATGAGATTGAGGATGACTTAAGTGGAAGTCGAATTTTATGTATAGATGTCGGCAAGGGAGGTAAACAAGTCAACCTAAACCCAGATGAACGTAGCCgtattcaagtttatttatttattgagcTTGTTTATTAAAAATCTAATCAAGATCAAAATTTTTTATCAAGCTTAACTGTCAACATTGTTATCCTCGTATACATTTATTATTTGATATAGaaacttatattattttttattattcacatattatgaataatttaaaattttataaattattatacttttatgtatttaaattttaaaaaattaaaattaaattttacacaTGTTAATAAGTTTACTCATTAATTGGttcataaattttaaagaatCAAGTTTACTagtattaaattaagtttatttatttaatatatatttttttactatatATTGAACGAACCTAAATGAACATGAAGGACCCTAGATGTGCATAAGATTGATTTACTCGCAACAGATGATAATTTATCGATtgtaaagataaaataaaaatttctattaaaaccatggcttaaaatattaaaaagatcaTATCATGATTGTTATTTTTTCAACATAAAATGTTGTCGTGCCAATAATTAATGCCAAAATTAAACTAATAAGAGCTTAAAAAAAGCTTTAggaatattttgataattttaaaagtgCATGGTaatcttgaaaaaaaattaaattaatggactaAAATGACCAAAGTAATAAaagtattttataaaataaatgtgAAATATAATTTATCAAATTTGAGAAGTGGAATCAAGAAAATATAACTTTCTGTCATGAGACGCCAACGACATTAATTAGAGTCATGGACGACATTGACGACCAGAGCAAGTCATGAGACACCAACGACATTGATGACCAGATCAAGTCAATGACAGAATCTTATCGTAGCTGAGGTGTGTAGGTCACGGCAATGGCAATGCAATGCACCATAATTATTATGGAATGTTTGACgtaatgataaaattattattttgtgatCAAAAGATTACGAAttcgaattctgaaaataattttttataaaaaaaaataagataaaattatgTACAATGAATCTTTTTTTGGAACCCTGCATCGAACTGTCTTTTTATTGTATGAACTGATCTATGTCCATCGATCAAAGAGTCTATTTCCCTCGATCGACCGGCCATTATTCCAATAATTCAGTTGTCGCGCTCTGTGCAAATTGTCATTCATCCTCGAGCAAGTGACCAATCGTCTTGTTGTTGTGTGGAAATTAAGGTGATGATGGAAATTATGATGCTCCATCCTGCCGCTCATGACACGCCAataaacatatattttttttccttctttttgttttttctataagatgaaaagataaattttctaGTTTATCAAGTTTAAACACATCTACCAATATATAGAAACATAAGACTCATTTGTTTTGATAAGAAATTAAACAAACATATTTTAGTTAGAAAAGCTACAAGAAGACAAGGGCAAATGATAAACACAGATTGATGAAATTTATGGGATCATGTATTGGTGAAAAAcgaaaagaaaattcaaaagctAGCTAAAAGAGGGGGAAAAAACATAAGTATATAACAATTGAAGGCTATGAGATAATTTGCTATTGAATCAAAGAGTGatgaagaataagaaaaaaaaagaaaagatgatatagtaaatttatttattgTCAAATGCATCTAGA contains:
- the LOC122028732 gene encoding probable LRR receptor-like serine/threonine-protein kinase At1g05700; this translates as MHAMGISNARIFFLFYSSKMLFWLFLLLEIIAVAKVHSQPSTQGFISIDCGSSTNYTAATGIPYVTDDPFTDDGINSQVASDYVSWSSQLTTLRSFPNATRSCYALKPVIKSKKYLLRGTFYYGNYDGQNRANTVKPLQFDLYFDANFWQTVSITDSSSYFWYEVLAVAMADSVSVCLVNTGSGTPFISVLEFRPLPDVMYPALNATQFLINNMWLNVGPPQNFTFVRYPEDPYDRIWTPWAHPPAELSEITTDASIVSSDLFQPPSIVMQSAATPSGNSTVIDFSWDSFGSGPSVNGQYVNLFFSEFMPNTTRSFNIYLNDHIWYSNCTPPYLLAIIIYSTGPNTPSEQYNWAINSSGLSNLPPILNAAEVFTAMQFNPLVTSSDDADAINAIKGLYRVKRSWIGDPCVPQQYPWDGVNCSYGTNPARIISINLSSSALSGSISSSFAMFAAIKFLDLSYNNLTGPIPDALGALSSLQILNLTGNNLTGTIPSSLLQKQNLVFSHGGNPNLCPGGTSCGGEKKNHSSVAIIAIICVVSVVLLIVAIFIAWTVIKRRGSSRTTYLEQNVVQPMKENNAQESPLPIQNRVFTYKELEIVTNNFKKQLGKGGFGPVFHGYLQNNVQVAVKMLSQSSSQGMKEFHAETQNLTRIHHKNLVSLIGYCMEGDKLALVYEYMPQGTLQDHLTGKFHSEATYSWARRLNIAIGAAQGLEYLHTACNPPLIHRDVKSSNILLSESLEAKVADFGLSKSFNMDNRTHIPNASAVVGTPGYIDPEYSSSNQISEKSDVYSFGVIILELITGRPPVVRAMNSNAISLVQWVRQRLAKEDIENIVDRNLRMGHDINSIWKAVDLALRCTELDHHQRPTMARVVKELNESLELECAYSGGFTTGRSQSTDTISAAFEVEPPPFFAPGAR